A genomic segment from Nitrospira sp. encodes:
- a CDS encoding IMP cyclohydrolase/phosphoribosylaminoimidazolecarboxamide formyltransferase gives MASIARALISVSDKTGVVDMAKGLAALGAEILSTGGTAKALREAGVAVTDVAAYTGSPEILDGRVKTLHPKIHGGLLGRRRVPDHVAQMQQHGIGNIDVVVVNLYPFEATIAKPSCPFEEAIENIDIGGPSMLRSAAKNHEDVLVLVDPTDYGRVLDALKAGSVTPALRRELAMKVFQHTARYDSLIAGYLEKQAQGSGMKFPAILSLQFERVETLRYGENPHQQGAFYRELNATEPAVSRGKILHGKAMSYNNFLDSNSALELVKEFDQTAVAIIKHNNPCGCALGTTPVEAYVKARATDPVSAFGGVIAFNRPVDLAAAKEITSTFVEVVIAPSFADEALTELKRKKDIRLLEIGPLTKATAEGYDLKKLVGGLIVQDRDLGVLTDIKALAVPTARKPTEEEYAACAFAWVVCKHVKSNAIVYGKPGEIVGIGAGQMSRVDSVKLAGMKAQSSVKGCVMASDAFFPFRDGIDAAAQAGITCVIQPGGSIRDAEVTKAVDEHGMAMILTGMRHFRH, from the coding sequence ATGGCCAGCATTGCGCGGGCACTGATCAGTGTTTCTGACAAGACCGGAGTCGTGGACATGGCCAAGGGGTTGGCGGCCCTCGGCGCCGAAATTCTTTCCACCGGAGGAACTGCGAAGGCTTTGCGGGAAGCGGGCGTGGCGGTCACCGATGTCGCCGCCTATACGGGTTCGCCGGAGATCCTGGACGGCCGCGTGAAGACGTTGCATCCGAAGATTCACGGCGGGCTCCTCGGTCGACGCCGGGTGCCGGATCATGTGGCTCAGATGCAGCAACATGGCATCGGCAACATCGATGTGGTGGTGGTCAACCTCTACCCCTTCGAAGCCACCATTGCCAAGCCCTCTTGTCCCTTCGAAGAGGCGATTGAAAATATCGACATCGGCGGGCCGTCCATGTTGCGTTCCGCGGCCAAGAACCATGAGGACGTGTTGGTTCTCGTCGATCCGACCGACTACGGCCGCGTGTTGGATGCCTTGAAGGCCGGGTCGGTCACGCCGGCGTTGCGTCGCGAACTCGCTATGAAGGTGTTTCAACATACGGCTCGATACGACAGTCTGATTGCTGGCTATCTGGAGAAGCAGGCGCAGGGGAGCGGGATGAAATTTCCGGCGATTTTGTCGTTGCAGTTCGAGCGGGTGGAAACCCTGCGGTACGGAGAGAATCCTCACCAGCAAGGTGCGTTCTACCGTGAACTCAACGCCACAGAGCCGGCCGTGTCGCGTGGAAAAATCCTGCACGGCAAGGCCATGTCGTACAATAATTTTCTCGACTCGAATTCGGCGCTTGAACTGGTCAAGGAATTCGACCAGACGGCCGTCGCGATCATCAAACACAACAATCCCTGCGGTTGCGCGCTCGGCACGACGCCGGTCGAGGCATACGTCAAGGCGCGCGCGACCGATCCCGTGTCGGCCTTCGGCGGCGTGATCGCGTTCAACCGGCCGGTGGATCTGGCGGCGGCGAAGGAAATCACCTCGACCTTTGTCGAAGTCGTCATCGCGCCGAGTTTTGCCGACGAAGCACTGACGGAATTGAAGCGCAAGAAAGACATTCGCCTGTTGGAAATCGGTCCTCTCACGAAGGCGACCGCCGAAGGGTACGACCTCAAGAAATTGGTGGGCGGTCTGATCGTGCAGGATCGTGATTTGGGTGTGCTCACGGACATCAAGGCCCTGGCTGTGCCGACCGCGCGAAAACCGACCGAAGAGGAATATGCCGCCTGTGCCTTCGCCTGGGTGGTCTGCAAACATGTGAAGTCCAACGCCATCGTCTATGGCAAACCCGGCGAGATCGTGGGGATCGGCGCAGGACAGATGAGCCGGGTGGACTCCGTGAAGCTCGCCGGCATGAAGGCTCAGTCGTCGGTGAAGGGCTGTGTGATGGCGTCCGATGCGTTCTTCCCGTTCCGTGACGGGATCGACGCCGCGGCACAGGCCGGGATCACCTGCGTGATTCAGCCGGGCGGTTCCATCCGCGATGCCGAGGTGACCAAGGCGGTGGATGAGCATGGGATGGCGATGATACTCACGGGTATGCGCCACTTCCGCCATTGA
- a CDS encoding Threonylcarbamoyl-AMP synthase: MALLLPFTEQTCVAILPEVRRVLAAQGVIALPTETHYGLAVRPTQEPALRRLVEVKGRPAEKPILVLIGNRDQLAQLVESIPPAAALLMNLFWPGPLTIVVPAASGLSPLLTAGTGTIGIRCSPLVQLRTLLEETGPLTGTSANRSSEPALDSAEDVQRSLGSALDAILDGGRTPGGPASTIVDACGHPRLLRSGALSSDVIRAALESQGYTLSS; the protein is encoded by the coding sequence ATGGCCCTCCTGCTTCCCTTCACTGAGCAGACTTGCGTTGCGATCCTGCCCGAGGTCCGTCGGGTATTGGCTGCGCAGGGTGTCATTGCGCTTCCCACCGAGACTCACTATGGCTTGGCGGTTCGGCCCACGCAGGAGCCGGCGTTGCGCCGTCTTGTCGAGGTGAAGGGGAGGCCGGCCGAGAAGCCGATTCTGGTGTTGATCGGCAACCGCGACCAGCTTGCGCAACTGGTCGAATCGATTCCGCCGGCCGCCGCCCTCCTGATGAATCTCTTCTGGCCCGGTCCCTTGACCATCGTCGTTCCTGCCGCGTCCGGGCTGTCACCCTTGCTCACGGCCGGGACCGGAACGATCGGGATTCGGTGTTCTCCGCTGGTTCAGCTCCGGACGCTGTTGGAAGAGACCGGTCCCTTGACCGGAACCAGTGCAAACCGGTCGTCCGAACCGGCGCTGGACAGTGCCGAGGATGTTCAGCGCTCGCTGGGGTCGGCACTCGACGCGATTTTGGACGGAGGTCGCACACCCGGTGGCCCGGCTTCCACCATTGTGGATGCGTGCGGCCATCCGCGTCTGTTGCGAAGCGGAGCCTTGTCAAGCGATGTGATTCGCGCCGCGCTCGAGTCACAAGGCTACACACTTTCATCATGA
- a CDS encoding Outer membrane protein — protein sequence MSRGMILGAGLLALTVIAFLCIPRHLPTTSSAALHPTFSASIENGRLKLSGAIGSEATKQAALARAQEVAKGARLRVSDDIEVMSDVAATGWEASLPALLTHLSILQPQQASLSITEQAATVTGTVQTGEAKTKLLHEVASILGPSIHLKDHVTVTSALSVSLVPNQASHAPSISRAQIQTGLDEALRGEHIAFESNSAVLTTKGRAVIDKVLPVLKRAPEASIEIGGHTDSYGDPDYNLQLSQKRADSVRQYLIDHAVTNRLTAVGYGSTHPLSHERTRAASKKNRRIELRVKEER from the coding sequence ATGTCGCGCGGAATGATTCTCGGAGCAGGACTCCTCGCACTCACCGTGATCGCGTTTCTCTGCATCCCTCGTCACCTACCCACGACGTCGTCCGCAGCCCTGCACCCGACTTTCAGCGCCAGCATTGAGAACGGTCGGTTGAAACTCTCCGGTGCGATCGGAAGTGAAGCAACCAAGCAAGCAGCGCTCGCCCGCGCACAAGAGGTGGCGAAGGGGGCCAGGCTGCGCGTTTCCGATGACATCGAGGTGATGTCGGACGTTGCTGCAACCGGATGGGAAGCTTCGTTGCCTGCCCTGCTCACTCACCTATCGATCCTCCAACCGCAACAGGCGTCGCTCTCCATTACCGAACAGGCTGCGACGGTAACGGGCACAGTCCAGACCGGCGAGGCAAAAACCAAACTGCTCCATGAAGTCGCCTCCATCCTCGGTCCTTCGATCCACCTCAAGGACCATGTCACCGTCACCTCGGCTCTCTCGGTGAGCCTGGTTCCAAACCAGGCCTCCCATGCTCCCTCCATATCCCGTGCCCAGATACAGACCGGACTGGATGAGGCCTTGCGCGGTGAACACATCGCCTTCGAAAGCAACAGCGCGGTCCTCACCACCAAGGGGCGAGCCGTCATCGACAAAGTGCTCCCGGTCCTCAAACGCGCCCCCGAGGCATCGATCGAGATCGGCGGGCATACCGATTCCTACGGCGATCCCGACTACAACCTGCAATTGAGTCAGAAACGGGCCGACTCCGTCCGACAGTACCTGATCGACCACGCGGTCACGAATCGCCTGACCGCAGTCGGATACGGATCGACCCACCCCCTGAGCCACGAGCGGACGCGCGCCGCGTCCAAAAAGAACCGGCGGATCGAATTGCGTGTGAAAGAGGAACGGTGA
- a CDS encoding 16S rRNA (guanine(966)-N(2))-methyltransferase — MRVISGVHRGRRLRAPRGYGIRPTSDRVKEALFSILGDRTVGARVLDLYAGTGSIGIEALSRGATHVTFVEADREALRLVQSNLHQCGLQQHATICAFQVVQFFRREVQSSGPYDIVFCDPPYHLTPELIESAREWDRQWLADDAVVILEHGRNATIPPIIGPLSQVKRYDYGDTALTRFQVTSEVVRSS; from the coding sequence ATGCGTGTCATCTCAGGGGTTCATCGGGGCCGCCGGTTGCGTGCTCCCAGAGGATATGGCATCCGTCCTACGTCCGATCGCGTGAAAGAAGCCCTCTTTTCGATCCTTGGCGACCGCACCGTGGGAGCCCGCGTGCTCGACCTCTATGCCGGTACGGGGTCGATCGGAATTGAGGCGCTGAGTCGCGGAGCAACACATGTGACGTTCGTCGAAGCCGACCGGGAGGCGCTTCGGCTGGTGCAGTCCAACCTTCACCAGTGCGGGTTGCAGCAGCATGCCACCATCTGCGCGTTCCAGGTCGTTCAATTTTTCCGTCGTGAGGTCCAGTCGTCCGGTCCCTACGACATCGTCTTCTGCGATCCACCCTACCACCTGACGCCTGAGTTGATCGAATCAGCACGGGAATGGGACAGGCAATGGCTGGCAGACGATGCCGTCGTCATCCTGGAGCATGGGCGGAATGCGACGATTCCGCCAATCATTGGGCCGTTGTCACAGGTGAAGCGGTACGACTATGGAGACACAGCGCTGACACGATTTCAGGTCACATCGGAAGTAGTGCGGTCCTCATGA
- a CDS encoding Phosphoribosylamine--glycine ligase has protein sequence MKILVVGSGGREHALVWKIARSPRKPRIYCAPGNAGIEGLAACVPIKADDIIQLKEFALKEQIDLTVVGPEAPLALGIADEFRKARLKIFGPTKAAARLESSKSFSKDIMATNHIPTAASRSFEQMEQALTYLDAQPVPIVVKADGLAQGKGVVVATTREEAKQAVRDAMEKSVFGEAGHRVLIEEFLDGEELTVMAFTDGKTVIPMVPAQDHKRVGDGDIGPNTGGMGAYAPAPIGTASLREQVTRQVLQPTVDALARLGCPFQGVLYAGLMIVKGTPYVLEFNARMGDPETQVVLPLLKTDLVEIMEAVVDHRLDQLAVEWHHDTAVCVVMTSPGYPGPYRTGLPIHGLTDQSADSHLAVFHAGTKRDAARVVTAGGRVLAVTAWGPSLLAARDQVYNAVPSILFDGRHYRTDIAHRALQPKT, from the coding sequence GTGAAGATTCTTGTCGTCGGGAGCGGTGGGCGTGAACATGCGTTGGTCTGGAAGATCGCCCGGAGCCCGCGGAAGCCGCGGATTTATTGCGCGCCGGGCAATGCCGGCATCGAAGGCCTCGCCGCCTGTGTGCCGATCAAGGCCGACGACATCATCCAGCTTAAGGAATTTGCTCTCAAGGAGCAGATCGACCTCACGGTAGTCGGCCCCGAAGCACCGTTGGCCCTCGGCATTGCGGATGAGTTTCGGAAGGCTCGGCTGAAAATTTTCGGTCCGACCAAAGCCGCCGCGCGGCTGGAATCCAGCAAGAGTTTTTCCAAAGACATCATGGCGACCAATCACATCCCGACCGCCGCATCACGTAGCTTCGAGCAGATGGAGCAGGCGCTGACCTATCTCGACGCCCAACCCGTTCCCATCGTGGTGAAGGCGGACGGGCTTGCGCAAGGTAAAGGCGTGGTGGTGGCGACGACGCGAGAGGAAGCCAAACAGGCCGTCCGTGACGCGATGGAAAAATCCGTCTTCGGCGAGGCCGGGCATCGGGTGTTGATCGAAGAGTTTCTCGATGGCGAAGAATTGACCGTCATGGCCTTCACGGACGGAAAGACCGTCATTCCCATGGTGCCGGCCCAGGACCACAAGCGGGTGGGGGATGGGGATATCGGTCCCAACACCGGCGGGATGGGCGCCTATGCCCCGGCGCCCATCGGGACCGCCTCTCTCCGTGAGCAGGTCACGCGCCAGGTACTCCAGCCGACGGTCGATGCGTTGGCTCGCCTCGGTTGTCCCTTTCAGGGGGTTCTCTACGCAGGCCTCATGATCGTGAAGGGTACGCCGTACGTCCTCGAGTTCAACGCCCGCATGGGCGATCCCGAAACCCAAGTCGTGTTGCCGCTGTTGAAGACGGATCTGGTCGAGATCATGGAAGCGGTGGTCGATCATCGCCTTGATCAGTTGGCGGTCGAATGGCACCATGATACGGCGGTCTGTGTGGTGATGACCTCACCGGGATATCCTGGTCCCTACCGGACCGGCCTTCCTATTCATGGACTGACCGATCAATCTGCCGATTCGCACCTCGCCGTGTTCCACGCCGGAACGAAGCGGGATGCGGCGCGCGTGGTGACAGCCGGTGGGCGGGTCCTGGCCGTGACTGCCTGGGGACCGTCCTTGCTTGCCGCCAGAGATCAGGTCTACAACGCCGTTCCCTCGATTCTATTCGACGGGCGACATTACCGAACCGACATCGCGCATCGCGCTCTGCAACCCAAGACCTGA
- a CDS encoding Phosphopantetheine adenylyltransferase: protein MKIAVYPGTFDPITHGHSDIIRRGFRMFEKVIVAVAPNPSKHPLFNLQERLEMVSLVTKDLPNLDVTTFEGLLVDFVRKSGAHAVLRGLRAISDFEHEFQMALINRKLAETVETVFLMPSEEFSYLSSTIIKDVASHGGPLQDFVHPEVARRLQERIRSLKG, encoded by the coding sequence ATGAAAATTGCGGTCTACCCCGGTACGTTCGATCCGATCACGCATGGGCACAGCGACATCATCCGGCGTGGATTCCGAATGTTCGAGAAAGTCATCGTGGCGGTAGCACCCAATCCAAGCAAGCATCCGCTCTTCAATCTGCAGGAACGCCTCGAGATGGTCAGCTTGGTCACAAAGGACCTCCCCAACCTGGACGTCACGACATTCGAGGGGCTGCTGGTGGATTTCGTGCGGAAAAGCGGCGCCCATGCCGTCCTACGCGGCTTACGGGCCATTTCCGATTTCGAGCACGAATTTCAGATGGCGCTCATCAACCGAAAACTCGCGGAAACGGTCGAAACGGTCTTTCTCATGCCCAGCGAAGAATTCTCGTACCTGTCCTCCACCATCATTAAGGATGTCGCCAGCCACGGCGGGCCGCTCCAAGATTTTGTGCATCCCGAAGTGGCCAGACGACTCCAAGAACGAATTCGGAGCTTGAAAGGATGA
- a CDS encoding Aspartate aminotransferase produces MKLAARAGRIVPSPTLSITATAKAMAAQGIDVIDFASGEPDFDTPEPVKAAAEAAIRAGFTKYTPSSGIDELRGAIAEKLKAEQGLTYDKSQILVSCGAKHSLYNLAEALLEAGDELIIPVPFWVSYQDQTLLNDATPVLLPTQEQEGYTISPDALEAAITPRTKAIIVNSPCNPTGTTYDRNTLEGIATTALRHDLVIISDEIYEKVLYDGVQHISIAALSPEVAARTVIINGVSKAYAMTGWRIGYAAGPKDLLTAMANIQSQSTSNPCSISQKAAVAALRQGAPFTKTMVAEFDRRRRVMVERLNKMPGVTCRMPTGAFYAFPNVGALLSRRWKDQPIGSAAQLATYLLNEAQVAVVPGEPFGSGVHIRLSYATAMEAIERGLARIEAALRRLS; encoded by the coding sequence ATGAAACTCGCAGCCCGTGCCGGACGAATCGTCCCCTCCCCGACCCTGAGCATTACAGCCACCGCGAAGGCGATGGCGGCACAAGGGATCGACGTCATCGATTTTGCGTCCGGAGAACCGGACTTCGATACGCCCGAACCGGTAAAGGCAGCGGCAGAGGCCGCTATTCGTGCCGGGTTCACGAAATATACCCCCTCGTCCGGCATCGACGAATTGCGTGGCGCGATTGCGGAGAAATTGAAGGCCGAGCAGGGGCTCACGTACGACAAATCGCAGATTCTCGTCTCTTGCGGTGCGAAACATTCGCTGTACAATCTCGCGGAAGCGCTCCTGGAAGCGGGCGATGAGTTGATCATTCCGGTCCCCTTTTGGGTCTCGTACCAGGACCAGACCCTGCTGAACGACGCCACCCCGGTTCTGCTGCCGACGCAGGAGCAAGAGGGATACACGATCAGTCCGGACGCGCTCGAAGCCGCCATCACCCCACGGACCAAAGCCATCATCGTCAACAGTCCCTGTAATCCGACCGGCACCACCTACGATCGGAACACCCTCGAAGGGATCGCGACCACGGCGTTGCGCCATGACCTCGTCATCATTTCGGACGAGATTTACGAGAAAGTCCTCTACGACGGCGTCCAACATATCAGCATCGCGGCCTTGAGTCCGGAAGTAGCCGCCAGAACCGTCATCATCAACGGAGTCTCGAAGGCCTATGCCATGACCGGTTGGCGGATCGGGTACGCCGCCGGCCCGAAGGACTTGCTGACGGCCATGGCCAATATCCAAAGTCAAAGCACCTCGAATCCCTGTTCGATCTCGCAGAAAGCCGCAGTAGCCGCGCTTCGGCAGGGGGCTCCCTTCACCAAAACCATGGTGGCGGAATTCGACCGACGCCGGCGCGTGATGGTCGAGCGACTCAATAAGATGCCCGGTGTCACCTGCCGCATGCCGACGGGAGCCTTCTATGCGTTCCCGAACGTCGGCGCCCTGCTGTCTCGGCGCTGGAAGGATCAACCGATCGGTTCCGCAGCTCAGCTGGCCACCTATTTGCTCAACGAGGCCCAAGTCGCGGTCGTTCCAGGAGAGCCGTTCGGAAGCGGGGTCCATATTCGCCTGTCCTATGCGACGGCCATGGAGGCCATTGAGCGAGGCCTCGCTCGGATTGAGGCGGCGCTCCGCCGTTTGTCGTGA
- a CDS encoding UPF0758 family protein — MTSKKSGRGIGEWPESERPRERLLREGAESLSDAQLLAILLRVGRQEASAVNVGMEVLGRVGGIVGLLHCSVEELCTIPGVGPAKAAQLKAAVEVGKRAVSAPLTTGTRIGSSADLFKHYHARLRDLRHEIFAVVLLDAKHQVIRDVTISEGSLTLSIVHPREVFIPAMRASAAAVIFLHNHPSGDPTPSQEDRVLTARLVSAGSLLGIQVLDHLIVGDGRYISFADQGWLNGEASQV; from the coding sequence ATGACCTCGAAAAAATCGGGACGTGGGATCGGGGAATGGCCTGAGAGTGAACGTCCTCGTGAGCGGCTGCTCCGTGAGGGGGCCGAAAGTCTCTCGGATGCGCAATTGCTGGCGATTTTGTTGCGGGTGGGACGGCAGGAGGCCTCTGCGGTGAATGTTGGGATGGAGGTGCTTGGTCGTGTAGGGGGTATTGTCGGCCTCCTGCATTGCAGCGTCGAAGAACTTTGCACGATTCCCGGAGTGGGGCCAGCCAAGGCGGCTCAATTGAAGGCGGCGGTGGAAGTCGGGAAACGCGCGGTGTCTGCGCCCTTGACGACCGGAACCCGCATCGGCTCCAGCGCAGATCTGTTCAAGCATTACCATGCACGGTTGCGCGATCTACGACACGAGATCTTCGCTGTGGTCCTACTGGATGCCAAGCACCAAGTCATCCGTGACGTAACGATTTCCGAAGGCAGCTTGACACTGAGCATCGTACATCCGCGAGAAGTCTTTATTCCCGCCATGCGGGCGTCTGCGGCGGCGGTGATTTTTCTCCACAACCATCCGAGTGGAGACCCGACGCCGAGCCAAGAAGACCGTGTGTTGACGGCCAGGCTGGTGTCTGCCGGTTCCCTGTTGGGGATTCAAGTCTTGGATCACCTGATTGTGGGGGATGGCCGATATATCAGTTTCGCAGACCAAGGGTGGCTGAACGGTGAGGCGTCACAGGTATGA